From a region of the Takifugu flavidus isolate HTHZ2018 chromosome 18, ASM371156v2, whole genome shotgun sequence genome:
- the sstr3 gene encoding somatostatin receptor type 5: MMDVMWENSSSSSVAPALIFNSSDLNETLSFSNATVPDASPGPSLAEILIPLTYIIVCIVGLGGNTLVIHIVLRYSKIESVTNIYILNLAIADELFMFGLPFLAVQNTFHSWPFGSFMCRLVMTVDSINQFTSIFCLTVMSIDRYLAVVHPIHSSKWRRPQVAKMVNCTIWALSFLVVLPVVVFATIPKAGGTCNITWPQPANIWQAAFIIYTSTVGFFCPLLIICLCYILIVFKIRSSGKKVHATSTKRRKSERKVTHMVIIIVAMFVFCWLPFYALNIVNLLVLLPSEYQGLYSFVVVLGYANSCANPIVYCFLSDNFKRGFRKALCRSSRKVENHEPVECQQPQEESKTALMPRESLRGAIRDEEEEEDDEEDLSEMTEIYRITQNGNSNLHLQSAQPLLSERGATPGATQAPSPERKDKVRAAVSRSTPTVPLLVNGIKNPNRKSLPEENAEQSTSLEISSL, encoded by the coding sequence ATGATGGATGTGATGTGGGAGAACAGCAGCTCTTCCAGCGTCGCGCCTGCGCTCATCTTCAACAGCAGCGATCTGAACGAGACGCTCAGCTTCTCCAACGCCACCGTCCCGGACGCCTCGCCGGGCCCCAGCCTGGCAGAGATCCTCATCCCTCTCACATACATCATCGTTTGCATTGTGGGCTTGGGAGGAAACACTCTGGTCATTCACATCGTGCTGCGCTACTCAAAGATCGAGTCAGTCACCAACATCTACATCCTCAACCTGGCCATCGCAGACGAGCTCTTCATGTTTGGGCTTCCCTTCCTGGCGGTCCAGAACACTTTTCATTCATGGCCGTTTGGATCCTTCATGTGCCGGCTGGTCATGACTGTGGACTCCATCAACCAGTTCACCAGTATCTTCTGCCTGACCGTGATGAGCATCGACCGTTACCTCGCTGTCGTCCACCCCATTCACTCTTCAAAGTGGCGTCGCCCTCAGGTGGCCAAAATGGTGAATTGCACCATCTGGGCGTTGTCCTTTCTTGTCGTTTTGCCGGTGGTCGTCTTTGCTACCATCCCAAAGGCCGGAGGAACCTGTAACATCACTTGGCCCCAGCCAGCTAACATCTGGCAGGCAGCCTTCATTATTTACACCTCGACAGTCGGATTCTTCTGCCCCCTCCTGATTATCTGCCTCTGCTACATACTTATCGTCTTCAAGATCCGCAGCTCAGGCAAAAAAGTCCACGCCACGTCAACAAAGCGCAGGAAGTCAGAAAGAAAAGTAACGCACatggttattattattgtggCCATGTTTGTCTTCTGCTGGCTGCCGTTCTACGCCCTCAACATCGTCAACCTGCTGGTGTTGTTACCCTCAGAGTACCAGGGCCTGTACTCTTTCGTTGTCGTACTTGGCTACGCCAACAGCTGCGCCAACCCCATTGTGTATTGCTTCCTATCTGACAACTTCAAGAGGGGTTTCCGGAAAGCTCTGTGCCGGTCCTCGAGGAAAGTGGAGAACCATGAACCTGTCGAGTGCCAGCAGCCTCAAGAAGAGAGTAAAACTGCACTCATGCCACGGGAGAGCCTGAGAGGAGCCAtcagggatgaggaggaggaggaggatgacgaggaaGACCTCTCAGAAATGACTGAGATCTACAGGATCACCCAAAATGGCAACAGCAACCTGCACCTGCAGAGCGCGCAGCCATTGCTttcagagagaggagcaacacCAGGGGCAACACAGGCTCCGTCCCCAGAGAGGAAGGACAAAGTCAGGGCCGCTGTCAGTAGGTCCACGCCGACCGTCCCACTGCTGGTCAACGGGATCAAGAATCCAAACAGGAAATCTCTGCCTGAGGAAAACGCGGAGCAGAGCACCTCCCTGGAGATCAGCTCCTTATAG